The window AGCCCGGATATCTCGATCGCCCAGTGGAAGGCGGGTTCGGTGCTGTTCGAGGCCGGCGCCTACATCGACCTGGCGTTCTTCATCCTCGACGGCCGGGTGGAGGTAGCGGTCGAGGAGCTGGTCGCCGGCGCCTCCCAATCGATGCCGATCTTCGACCTGTCGCGGACGGTGATCGGCGATTTGCCGAGCCCGCTGCCGCCGGCCGACGGCACCACCGTCTTCCGACCGGCGACGGAAGACCGCGAGCCCGGCACCTCGGCACCCACCAAGAGCGAGATCACGTTCCTCGCCAGCATGGACTTCGATCTGCCCACCGGCACCGGCGCCGGCCTCGGGACGGGAGAACTCTTCGGGGAGATCGGCGCGATGAGCGGCTGGCCGCAGTCGGTCACCGCCCGCTGCGCCAGCGATTGTCGATTGATCCAGATCCGAGTGCCGGCGCTGCGTCTGATGAAGCGCAAGTCGAAGGCCCTGGCGGCGCGCCTGGACCGCCTGTACCGGGAGCGCTCGCTGTCGTCGCAACTGGAGACCACACCGCTCTTTCGCCACTGCAGCCGGAGCTTTCTCCAGCAGCTAGAGCAGAGCGTCGAGCTGGTCTCCTGCAACCCGGACGAGGTGGTCGTCCGACAGGGCCAGGGGGTGGATGCACTCTTCCTGGTGCGCTCCGGGTTCCTGCGCCTGTCGCAGCGCCTGGGGGAAGGGGACATCGTGGTCTCCTATCTCTCGAAGGGCATGACCCTGGGCGAGGTGGAACTGCTGACGGAGGGCATCGAAGGCTGGGAGGTGACGGCCTCGTCCGTCGAGTTTGCGGAGCTGGTGAAGATCCCCCGTGCCACCTTCGACGAGTTGCTCGCGGCCCATCCGGGATTGCAGGACGATCTCTGGCGCAGCGCCACGGAACGGATCAAAGAAGCCGGACGGGCGCGCCGGCACATCGGCCGGTCTTCTTTTACCGAGGCGGCGCTGGACAGCGGCCTGGTGCAGGGTTCGAGCATCCTGGTGATCGATCTCGACACCTGCACCCGCTGCGACGACTGCGTGCGCGCCTGCGCCGACACCCACGGCGGCCGGCCGCGCTTCGTGCGCGAAGGCAGCAAGCAGAAGAATCTGCTGATCGCCCGCTCCTGCTATCACTGCCGCGACCCGGTGTGCCTGGTGGGCTGTCCCACCGGCGCCATCCACCGGGCCGGAGTGGGCGACGTGGTGGCGATCGGCGACGAGCTGTGCATCGGCTGCTCGACCTGTGCCAACAACTGCCCCTACGACGCCATCGTGATGCACGAGACCGGCGAGACCTGGCCGGAAGACATGGTGCCCACCGGCCTGCGCGGCCAGCCACGGGACGTAGCGAGCAAGTGCGACCTGTGCGTCGACACCGGCCACGACCCGGCCTGCGTCAGCAATTGCCCCCAGGGCTGCGCCTTCCGGGTGGGTTCCGTGGCGGAGTTGGAAACGCTGCTGGCGGAGGATGATCGGTGACCGCCGCCAACCGCAGTTCCCTGGCGCCCAGGCGCGCCGCCGGCCGTCGCTGGCGTCGCGCGTTCGCGGTGGTGGCGGGACTGTGCCTGCTGGTCTTCGCCGTCAACGCTCAGTTCTTCGAGGTGAACCCCGGCAACCCTTGGGGCCTGGGCTACGGCATCGCCGCGGCGCTGCTGCTGCTGGTGACGGCGCTCTATTCGCTCCGCCGGCGCTTCCCCCGCTGGGCCACCCGCCGGCGCCTGGGGAGCGCCCGCACCTGGCTCTACCTCCACCTCTACGGCGGCGCCCTGTTCGCTTTGTTGATGCTGATGCACAGCGGTTTTTCAGTACCCACCGGAGCGGTGACCTGGTGGCTCTGGCTGCTCAGCCTGTGGACCGTGGCGAGCGGCCTCGCCGGCCTCGCCCTCCAGCAGTGGATCCCCCGGGTGCTCGGCTCGTCCCTCGAAGTGGAGGCGATCTACGAGCGCATTCCCGAGTTGGTCCACGAGCTGAGCGCCGAGGCCGACGCCCTCGCCACCACCTGTGTGGAACCGGTGCAAACCCTCTACAGCCGCCGCCTAGCGCCGGCCCTGGCGTCGCCGCAGCCGCGTTTGCGCTTCTACTTCGACGCCACCGGCGGCCGCGACACGGCGCTCAAGGAGGTCGAAGTGCTGCACCCGCTATTGCCGCCGGAAGAGCAGGCGAAGCTGGCCGGGCTGTCCAAGATGTACCGCACCAAAACCCAGCTCGACGCCCAGTTCACCCTGCAGCGGGGCCTGCGGTTGTGGCTGTGGGCGCACGTGCCGGTGTCGACGGCGGTGCTGGTGCTGCTGGCGGTGCACCTGTTCGCTGTTTGGTACTACTGATCGCTGATCTCGTGGGGAGAGGGATTTGACGAGGAAGGACAGAACGGGCAAAGGCACTTTGGGGGACTCCGGTCTACCGGTTGCCAGCAAGTATGTTCAGCCGCCGCATCGGCGTGAACTCCTGTGGGTTGGAGCGGCGGCTCTCGTGATCGTGGCGCTGTTGGCCGCCTGGAGCCTGCTCCGCCGCGACGGTCGGATGGTTTCGAACGGTCCGCTGTCATCGAACCACGCCAATCTAGAGAACAACTGCGCCGCCTGCCACTCGGGCTTCGCTCCGGTGAGCAACGAGGCCTGCTCCACCTGCCACGAGAAGCACGGCGACGAACTTGGCGTCTACACCTTTGCCTCGCACTATCTCTACCGGTCCGACGACTTCCAGCGGGTGGTGCCCTCGCCGGACGAAGAGCCCTGCATCGCCTGCCACACGGAGCACCAGGGCCGCACCGCCGAGATCACCCGGGTGGCGGACGCCCGGTGCCAAGCCTGCCACGAGTTCTCCCCGTTCAGTGACCACCATCCGGAATTCGCCTTCGCCCAAGCGACGGAGCCGGACTCGAACCCCGGCGACCGTGCCCTCGCCTTCGCGCACATCCAGCACGTCAAAGAGCTGATTATCCGGCAGAGCCTCGACGCCTCGAATCCCGACGAGGTGGAGCGAACCTGCCTCGCCTGCCACAACCCCGAACCGGCCGGCCGTTCCTTCCAGCCGATCGACTTCGACCGCCACTGCGACGCCTGCCACCTCGCCGCCACCGACCGCACGCCGCCGCTGCCGGTGGCCGGCGAATCCCCTGGGGTGCAAACGCTGCAGGCGATCCAGCTCGCCGGTTTGCCGGGCAGCCGTTGGGCGGACTACGTCAACCCCGGTGAGTTCCGGCAGCAGGGCGAGCGCATCGTCAAGAGCCCGCTCTACCACCGCGACCCGTGGGTGCTCCACAACCTGCGGCGGCTGCGCCAGCAACTGCTGGGCGACGGCGGCCTGGCGGACTTGTTGACCGCCTCACCGGACGTGCGGCCGGCCGAGCTGCGCTCGCTCTACGAAGAGGCCATCGCCACCCTCGAAGCCCAGGCCCTCGACCTGCGCTCGATTCCCGACCGGGCGGTGCAGCGGGAACTCGAACAGATCGACACGGTCCTCGCCGCCCTCAAGCGACGGTTGGAGGATCCCCACGCGCCGCTCGACGAAACCGGCTTCCTCCTCGCCCTGACCCCGCCGGCAGATCCGGAATCCGCCGATGCGGAACGCATCCGCACCGTCGCCGAGGCGCTCACCGAACCGTGCCGCAATTGCCACACGGTGGAAGACGCCACCATCGTGCGGGTGGAAAACGATCTCGGTACCCTCAAGCGGGCGGAGTTCAACCACCGTGCCCACATGCTGCAGCGCGGCTGCCTCGACTGCCACACGGAAATCCCCTTCGCCGAGTTCCTGAATTCGGATGGAGCAGTGGTGCCCGCCGAACTGGACCGGGCGGAGATCCAGAACCTGCCCAAGATCGCCGTCTGTGGCGAGTGCCACAACGAGAACCTCGCCTCCCAGACCTGTGTCACCTGTCATCTCTTCCACCCGGACACCGACCGCCGCTCGGAGCTGATCCAATTCGTCAACCCGGAGACCGCCAATGCAGGCTAGGCCCGCCCGCCTGCTCTGTCAGCGAGGAGCTGCCGGTGGCACTCGCTTCGACTTCACCGGCCAGGCGACCCTCGGTCGCGCCCCGGAGTGCACGGTGGTGCTGGAGGCCAGCGAGATCTCCAGCCGTCATGCTCGTATCTCCTGGGACGAGGAAGCCGGGCGCTACCTGCTCGAAGATCTCGGCAGTCTCAACGGCACCGAACTCGACGGCGAACCGGTGAGCGGCGGCGAGACCCTATCCCGCATGCACGTGATCACCCTAGGCGGGGCCGTCGAGGTCATCTACCAGGGTCCGGAGCTGGTGGCCGCCGCGCCGCCGACGGCTCCCTCAGAGGACTCAGGGCCGCTCGGCGACACTACCGACAGCCACACGGTGATCAGCGCTGAGCCGCTGGTGCTGCCGGGAAGCTTCGACGGCGACGACACCGGAATGGGCACCCGCATCGAAAGCCAGATGGCGCCGCTGCCCTCGGCCTTCGGCACCGCACCACCGATCGAGCACGCGGTACCGGAGCCGACCTGGCGGCTGCGCATCCCCGAGCAAGGTCCGCAGGACGGTTTCGTCCTCCAGCCGGGAGCGAACCGGGTCGGGCGGCTGCCGAGCTGCGAGATCATGATCGACGGCGCCACCATCTCCCGGCTGCACGCGGTACTCACAGTGCATCGCGGACGCCTGCGGGTGCGCGACGACGGCAGCCGCAACGGCACTTGGCTCGACGACCAGAGAGTGACCGGGGACGTCGAAGTCTCCGCCGGTGCCGCCCTGCGGTTCGGCGAGGTCTCGGCGATTCCCCTGGTGGACCTTCCCAATGATTCCGGCCCAACGAATTCGGAGTAGATCCGCAATGAACCCGTCCCCCGAAGTGCTCGATCTGCTGGTAGTGGGTGGCGGCCCCGGCGGCACCGCCGCCGCCTTCCGCGCCGCTGAACACGGCCTCAAGGTGGTGGTCGTCGACTACGACGATCTGATGAAACGCATCCGCGATTACTCGAAGGACAAGTTGATCCTGCCGGGCTTCGGCGGCGGCGACACGATGGCCTTTCCCAAGGGCGGCCGGCTGATCTCGTCCCTCGCCTTCGAGCCGATCGACAAAGACGAGATGTGTGCCCGCTGGAAGGGCCTCTACCAGGAGCACGGCGTGACCGCCCGCACCGGCGTCGAACTGACCGGCCTCGAACGGCGCGACGACGGCAGTTGGCTGGCGCAGGGGTGGGACCATCGCGGTCGCTGCGACGCCACCTTCACCGCCCGGAATGTCGTTCTCGCCCTCGGTCGTGGGGTACCGCGGCGCTTCGACATTCCCGGCAACACCGACGGCATCGCCTTCCGCCTGGACGACCCCAACGACTTCGTGGACCGCTCCGCCTGCGTGATCGGCGGCGGCACCTCGGCGGCGGAGGCGGTGATCGCCCTGTCCAACGCCAAGGCGGCGGCCGGCGACCCGACGGGGGTGTACTGGTCCTACCGCGGCGACCGGATGCCGCGGGTGTCCAAAGCTCTGGCGGAGGTGTTCTTCTCGGCCTACATCGGCAACGGCAACATCCGCTACTTCCCGCAGAGCGAGCCGGCCGGGGTGGTGACCGCCGCCGACCGCCGGGAGTACCTGGCGATCCGCACCGACCGGCGGGTGATCGACGGCCGGCCCAACGAGACCACCCACCTCGAATTCCCCAAGGAGTCCTGCGTCGCCTGCATCGGCGAGGACATTCCGGAACCGCTGCTCGCAGGCATCGGCTGCCCGTTGATCTGTGGCGGACCGAAGGGGCGGAAAAGAGTGGTCGTCAACCGCTATCTCGAAACCCGTTTGTCCGGCGTCTACGTGGTCGGCGACTTGCTCAGCCAAGCCTACTTCGAGACCGATGACTTCGACGCCGATCCCGCCGGCTTCCGGGAGGTCAAACACCGCGGCAACATCAAGTCCGCCCTGCGCGACGGCGTGCTGGTGGCGGACGTGCTGCGGGCGAGGCTCGCCGGCGAGGATCCCGCTGGGATCGCCGTCGAAGATGCGGCGCCGGCGGCCGGCGGCGAGGCGGCGAGAATCGCCGTCGCCGTCGCCAGCCAAAGGGATAGCCTGGATGACGGCCCGCCGGAAGCCAGTCTCGGGGCGGACCGCGCCGCCGCCGAGGGAGGCGCCATGCTGATTCGGATCCTGCCCGGCGGCGTCGAAGGGGAGGAGTTTCCGCTGCCGGAAGGCCAGGTGACCACCCTCGGCCGCGCCGGCTGTGACGCCAACTTCCCGGACGACTCCGCCCTGTCCCCGCAGCACGCCTCGATCGTCCACGGCGAGAATGGCTTCTCCCTGCGCGACGACGGCAGCGCCACCGGCCTGTTCCTCGAGCTCCAGGCGGCGGACAAGCGAGACGTCCGCCCCGGCGACCTGATCCGCTGCGGCCAGCAATTCCTGCGCCTCGACGATGTCGAGGGCGAAGGCGGCGAGGGGACGGGGCCCGGCTTCACCCACTTCGACGCCCGCGGTCAGGTGGTCGGTCGCCACCGGCTGGCGGAAGGCACCTCCATCATCGGCCGGCGGGCGCCGGACGTCACCCTCGACCGCAAGGACCGCACCCTGTCGCGCCGGCAGCTCGCCCTCACGGTCACCGGCGGCCGCATCCAGATCAAGGACCTGAAGAGCGCCAACGGCTCCTTCCTGCGAGTGCGCGACGCGGTAGCGATCGACCACGGCGACCGCTTCCGCGCCGGGCAGCAGCGTTTCCTGGTCAGCCTGCGGGACGACCCGGCGCTGTCCGCCGGAGTCGATCCGGCGAATTCGACCCATGCCTCGCTGCGGCCGGCCGAGGTGGCCGCTGTCGCACCGGCCGCAGGCGCCGGGAACGGCCCGTCGGTCACCTTTGAAGGCCTCGGCAAGACCATCGCCGTGGCGGCCGGCCAGACCCTCTGCGAGGCAGCCGAAGCGGCCGGCATCCCGATCGTCGCCGAGTGCCACTCGGGGATCTGCGGCAGTGACCCGATTCGCATCGTCACCGGCCGGGAGAACCTCGACGCGGAACCGGACGACCAGGAGATCGAGACCCTCGAAGAACTGTGCGAAGTCGAGCCCGGCCCTTGCCGGCTGGCCTGCAAACTGCGGGTGACGGGACCGGTCACCGTCAAGCTCCTCTAGCAGGCGGCCGAAAGAGCACGTCGCCATGATTTCAGCACGCCGGCTAGAGCTCATTTTCAGGGGGCTCGGCGCCCCCTCAGTCGAGAAGGCCAGCCTTCTCGACTTCACCCCATCCTCGGCAGCTTCGCTGCCGCCTCGCCCTGTGGGCTCGGAACCCGGGTGGTACCATTCGTTGCCTCCCATCGCCACAGCATGTATTTCTCGGAGACCTAGATGAGTTCCGAACACACCCTTCTCGTCGTCGACGACGAGGAGATGAACCGCGATCTCCTGTCGCGCCGACTGGAGCGCAAAGGCTACCGGGTGGCGGTCGCCAAGGGCGGGCAGGAAGCCCTCGACGCGGTCGCCGCACAGGACATCGACCTCATCCTGCTCGACATTATGATGCCGGGCATCGACGGTATCGAGGTGCTCAAGAGACTGCGCCAGAGCCATTCCCAGACACAGTTGCCGATCATCATGGCGACCGCCAAGGGCGACAGCGAAGACGTCGTGCAGGCGCTCGAACTGGGAGCCAACGACTACGTGGTCAAGCCGCTCGACTTCCCCATCGTGCTGGCTCGGGTGCAGGCTCAACTCCGCACCAAGGACAGCGCCTCCCAGGGGACCCCGGCGAGCGACGAGCCGACCGCCGGCGAGATCGAACCGGGGGTGGTAGTGGCCGGAAAGTACCGGCTGGAGTCGCTCCTCGGCTCCGGCACCTTCGGCAGCGTGTTCCGCGCCCGGCACCTCGATCTCGATACCGACGTGGCCTTGAAGGTGTTGCGCACCGGCCTCGCATCGGACACCGAATCCCTCCGCCGCTTCCGCCAGGAGGGGGCCGCCGCCTGCCGCCTCAAGCACCCCAACGCGGTGGCGGTGCACGATTTCGCCGTCACCGAAACGGGGGTCGCTTACCTGGTGATGGAGCTGCTCGAAGGCTGTTCCCTCGACCGTGAGATCGGCGCCGGCCGAGCCCTATCGCCGCGCCGCTGCGCCGAGCTGATGGTGCCGATCTGCCACGCCCTGGCGGAAGCCCACGAAGCCGGTATGGTGCACCGCGATATCAAGCCCGCCAACATCTTTTTGCACCTTGAGAAGGGCCGTGAGGTGGTCAAGGTGCTGGACTTCGGAATCGCCAAGCTGATGGGCGAAACGGTGACCTCGCAGCAACTCACCCAGGACGGCATGTTGCTCGGCACCCCCACCTACATGGCCCCGGAGCGTCTCGAAAATCAGGACTACGACGGCCGATCGGACGTCTACAGCCTGGGCGTCATGTTGTTCCAGATGCTCACCGGGAAGCTGCCCTTCGTCGCCAAGAAGGGCGACTTGATGGCGCTGATGATGCTCCACATCAAGGCACCGATTCCGTCCATCCGGGAGCACCGACCGGACCTCTCCGAAGAGCTGGCCGAGCTAGTGTCGCGCAGCCTTGCCAAGGCTGCCGCCGAGCGGCCGGACGCCGCCGGCCTGGCCCGCGAACTAGCGAGCGCCGTCGGCATCGTACAGAGCCCTCCGGAGCCCGAGGCACCGCGCCGCAAAGCCACCGGCAAGTCGCCCCTGGGAGAGCCGCAGAACACCGACGAGTTGCTCGCCGACCTGGCGCCCACGGTGGCCATCGACCAACCGCCCCGAGGGGGTCGAGGGGGTTGGTTCCGTCGCTTCTTCTCTTCCCGGGGATCGAAAGACTGATGACCATTCGAGAAAAACTCAGCCTGTCGCTGCTGGTGATTCTGGTGCTCTTCGCCCTCAACATCGCGATCTACTTTTGGGGCAACTTCAAGCGCGACGCCAGCATTCTCGAACTTCGCGGCGCAGTAGACCGGCAGCTCGCCCTGGTGGCCATCGAGCAGGACCTCGCCGACCGCCGGCAGGAGGTGGCGGTGTTCAGCACCTTGCTGATCGACGCCGAGGACGCCCTGCTCCAACCGGCGCAGGTGGCGGAAGTGCGCGAACGCATTCTCGGCACCAGCGCCGAGGTCCAAAAGCTGAACGGCCTGGTACGCCCGGATCAACGAGCCGGCTTCGAACGCTTCGAATCCGCCTTCCAACAACTGCAGAAGGAGTGGCTCGACTTCTTCGACCGTGCGGGCCAGGCGCCGGCCGAAGAGGCGCCCGTCGAGGGCACCGGCGATGAAGGCGGGAGCGACGCGGTGCTCGACAGCGCGGACGGCGAATCCCCGACCGATCTCTATCAGCGGGTCTCCTGGTTGCTCCAGGGCCTACAGGAGAACGAACGCCTGCTGGTGCAGCAGGCCACCGACAACTTCTTCGAAGTTGCCCAGGTCACCAAACGCACGACGCTCTCGATCTTCGGTCTGTCCGCGCTGCTGGCACTGGTGGTGGCGTGGGTCACCGGCGGCAAGCTGGTGCGCCGCCTCAAGAAGCTGCAGGGCGGCGCCCGGGAGATTGGCCGCGGCAACCTGAGCCATCGCATCCAGGTGCGGTCGAGCGACGAACTCTCAGACCTTGCCGACAGCTTCAATGAGATGGCCGAGAATCTGACCGCCGCGCGCTCGACGGTGGAGGACGCGCGAGCGAGCGCCGAGCGGGCCAACCGCGCCAAGAGCCGCTTTCTCGCCAACATGAGCCACGAGCTGCGCACGCCGATGAACGCCATCATCGGCTACAGCGAGATGCTGCTCGAAGACGCCGAGGACATGGGGCAGGAAGAAACCGTCCCGGATTTGAAGCGTATCGTCGCCGCCAGCAAGCACCTGCTCGCTCTGATCAACGACATCCTCGATCTGTCGAAAATCGAGGCCGGCAAGATGACTCTCCACCTGGAGAACTTCGAGATTGGCGCGCTACTCGACGACGTGGTTTCCACCATCCAGCCGCTGGTGGAAAAGAACTCGAACCGGCTGGAAGTGAAGGTCGCACCGGAGCTGGGCACGATGAAGGCCGATCAGATCAAGGTGCGCCAGATTCTGTTCAACCTGCTCTCGAACGCCTGCAAATTCACCGACCAGGGCACCATCTCGGTGACCGCCGAAAGCCACCGGGTGGGAGAAGCCGCCGGCGTGCGATTCCGGGTCAGCGACACCGGCATCGGGATGGACGAAGACCAGGTCACGCGGGTATTCGAAGCCTTCACCCAGGCCGATTCGTCCACCACCCGCGAGTACGGCGGCACCGGCCTCGGCTTGACCATCAGCAAGCGCTTTTGCCACCTGATGGGCGGCGAGATCATCGTCGAGAGCGATCGCGGCCAGGGCACGACCTTCGTCGTCGATCTGCCGCTCGCGGTGGTGGTGAAGGCAAAGGAAGAGGAACCCGAAGCCCCGCCACCGGCGGTCGAACCGGCAGCCGCCGCCGAGCCCGCACCCCAACCGGCACCGAGCCCGCCGCCGGAGGACGCCCACGCGACCGGTGAGCGCAAGGAAGTGCTGGTGATCGACGACGAGCCCGCCGCCCTTGACCTGGTGCGCCGATTCCTGGTGCGCGAGGGCTTCGAGGTGATCACCGCGGCGGACGGCGCCAACGGCATCGAACTCGCCCGCACCCGCCAACCGATGGCGATCACCCTCGACGTGCTGATGCCGGAGATGGACGGCTGGACCGTCCTGGCGGAACTCAAGAGCGACGCGGCGACGGCCGCGATCCCGGTGATTATGCTGTCAATGATGGACAACCACGACATGGGGATGACCCTCGGCGCGACGGAATACCTCACCAAGCCGGTCAACCGGGACCAACTGATCCCGCTCCTCCACAAGCTGTCCGGCAACGGTGCCGCCGGAAGGATCCTGATCGTCGAAGACGACACCGAAACACGCAGCTTGATGCGCCGCATGCTCGACTCCGACGGCTGGGCCGTAGACGAGGCCGCCAACGGCCGAATCGGACTCGAACGGGTGGCCGAGGCGGCGCCGGACCTCATCCTGCTCGACCTGATGATGCCCGAGATGGACGGCTTCGATTTTCTGGAGGCGATGCGGCGCCGGGGACGCAAAGAACGCATCCCGGTGGTGGTGGTCACCGCCAAGGAGCTGACCGCCGAGGACCGTCTGCGCCTCAATGGCTACGTCGAAACGATCGTACATAAGGGAGCGATGCCCCAGGCCGCCTTCCTCGAAGAACTCGGCGAGCTGGTTCAGGCCTGCGTGCGCCAGAATCGCTAGCAGGTTGCCGAACAAAGGCTTCGCCTTATGATTTCAGCTGCCCTGCTAGCCTTTCTCTCTTTGAGGGGGCTTGGCGCCCCCTCACCTGAAATGAAACGTCTTTTCAGGTTCACCCCATCCTCGGCGCCTACGGCGCCGCCTCGCCTTTCAGGCTCGGAGCAGGGCACTGAACGGCCATGCTGAGTTTGTCGGTGCCCTGCTAGGAGGCTCCAAAAAATGCCTAAGATCCTGCTCGTCGAGGACAACGAGATGAACCGCGACATGCTCACCCGGCGACTGAGCCGAAAGGGGTATGTCGTGGCGGTGGCGGTCGACGGCCAGGAAGCCCTCGACGCTGCCCGCGGCGAGGCGCCGGACCTGATTCTGATGGACATGAGCCTGCCGGTGATCGATGGCTGGGAAGCGACCCGGCGGCTCAAAGCGAACCCCGAGACCCAAACCATCCCGGTGGTCGCCCTCACCGCCCACGCCATGGCCGAAGACCGTGAAAAGGCCCTCGCCGCCGGCTGCGACGACTACGACACCAAGCCGGTGGAATTCAAACGCTTGCTGGGGAAAATCTCGGCCTTGTTGTAGAGGCTAACCACCGACCAGGGTGGCTTTGACCTTCTCCAACGCCTCTTCTTTCTTCTTGAGTTCCGCTTCCGCCGCGGCCAGCCGCGCGCGCAGTTGCCTCACCTCGGCCTGCATCGCCGCGCTCTCCTCGGAGCCCGTCTCCTGCTGTTCGGCAAGGTTCGCCAGCTCAGTGCTACAGGCTTCCGCCTCGCCCTGGTGAAGGGCGACCTGCGCCTGCAGATCCGCCACCTCCTGAGCGTGGCCGGCGGCCGCCGCGCGCGACGCAGCCTGCGCCCGCAGGCCAGCGGCCAGTAGCTTCACCTCGGCAAGGCGCTCGAACTTGGGGTACGAATCTTCGAGTTCCTCCAAGGCCTGGGTGGCGCGCTCCAAGTTACCGGCAACGGCGGGCCGGAACAACGAGGCGACGGCCAGCGAGTAGAGGGCACCGGCGCGGCGCGGATCCTGGGCCGGAAAGGTCGCCACCAGGCGCTCGAACTGGGTAATCGCGGTAGAAAAATCGCCGGCGGCGAGGGCGCCGGCGGCTTCCCTCTGGACCCGCTTCACATCGCGCCGATTGAGCGGTGCCGGTGCTTCGCCAGCGGCAGCGGATGCCCCTTCGGAAGGCTGAGCCGCCACCCCGGCGGCGGGCTCCGAGAGCGCCAAACCCGGCAGTAGACAGAGGACGAGCGCGCGCTTCGAAAACCGCGCCAACACCGATTGAATTCGCCAGCCAGCCATAGACCTTCCTCCCTTTACCCCTAACAGGTGGTGACGCGGCGCAATCCGTTTCACCACCGCCGTCCACCCCAGACTTTAGCAGCCCTTCGCAGTCCGGAAGTGGGCTCCCGAGGCCAACCATCCGCAGGGTGAAATCCGGACCTTCTCAAGTAGTGGACCGAACGGCGAATTCCTAGGCTACGCCCATGGATTGCAGGTTTTCATGTGACGCCGACCCCCGGCACGATTCACACCGTCAACGGACTATAGGGAGGATCCACATGCAAGTTGTCAGCAGCCCTTCGATGCCGCCGCCGGAGAGCCGTCCGGAACGGCTCGGCAGCCAACGGGTCGACGTCTTCGTCACCGCCAACCTGGGAATCTTCGGTTTCGTTCAGCCGAACGGTTTCTCCGGGGCGGCCCTCGGAGACAAGACCACCGAGGCCCTGTCGGCCGTTCTCAAGAACTTCTCATTCCCATCCCTCAACCTGGCCTTCGCCGCCAGTGCCCGCCTGCGACCGAGGAGCAGTACCTCGATGGTGACCGGCACCAAGCTGCAAGAGATGGAGCTTCGAGTGATCCTCGAAGCCCTGGAGCAGACGGACGGGCCGGCGCCGCCGGATGGCGAACCGCTGATCAAGATCCTGGGACTGGAGCCCTCGGAGACGCTGGCCAGGGTCATCGAGGAACGCCCGGAGGA is drawn from Acidobacteriota bacterium and contains these coding sequences:
- a CDS encoding response regulator; translated protein: MTIREKLSLSLLVILVLFALNIAIYFWGNFKRDASILELRGAVDRQLALVAIEQDLADRRQEVAVFSTLLIDAEDALLQPAQVAEVRERILGTSAEVQKLNGLVRPDQRAGFERFESAFQQLQKEWLDFFDRAGQAPAEEAPVEGTGDEGGSDAVLDSADGESPTDLYQRVSWLLQGLQENERLLVQQATDNFFEVAQVTKRTTLSIFGLSALLALVVAWVTGGKLVRRLKKLQGGAREIGRGNLSHRIQVRSSDELSDLADSFNEMAENLTAARSTVEDARASAERANRAKSRFLANMSHELRTPMNAIIGYSEMLLEDAEDMGQEETVPDLKRIVAASKHLLALINDILDLSKIEAGKMTLHLENFEIGALLDDVVSTIQPLVEKNSNRLEVKVAPELGTMKADQIKVRQILFNLLSNACKFTDQGTISVTAESHRVGEAAGVRFRVSDTGIGMDEDQVTRVFEAFTQADSSTTREYGGTGLGLTISKRFCHLMGGEIIVESDRGQGTTFVVDLPLAVVVKAKEEEPEAPPPAVEPAAAAEPAPQPAPSPPPEDAHATGERKEVLVIDDEPAALDLVRRFLVREGFEVITAADGANGIELARTRQPMAITLDVLMPEMDGWTVLAELKSDAATAAIPVIMLSMMDNHDMGMTLGATEYLTKPVNRDQLIPLLHKLSGNGAAGRILIVEDDTETRSLMRRMLDSDGWAVDEAANGRIGLERVAEAAPDLILLDLMMPEMDGFDFLEAMRRRGRKERIPVVVVTAKELTAEDRLRLNGYVETIVHKGAMPQAAFLEELGELVQACVRQNR
- a CDS encoding response regulator, with the translated sequence MPKILLVEDNEMNRDMLTRRLSRKGYVVAVAVDGQEALDAARGEAPDLILMDMSLPVIDGWEATRRLKANPETQTIPVVALTAHAMAEDREKALAAGCDDYDTKPVEFKRLLGKISALL